In the Ramlibacter tataouinensis TTB310 genome, one interval contains:
- a CDS encoding two-component system sensor histidine kinase NtrB → MGGPGPRWTLWAALVGLVAALLVILVWLAGRYEASQVQDKLDVDTAQAAGDIRTALARNLQALQASPPSREGWALEAAQLLRERREWVRIEWRDSALVAVAAVDTPYRAPPFGRLGRENAQADVQLACANARRRGGPAYAASYFLPQPGGLGMEVMELCLPHVVAGQLAGYMVATYSLAEMLTSLVGPQLTRNQEVSFVEADGTRLALHGVAQRGSRIFSSQQLLDLPGNTLVLRMDSWRAAPDLFPNVLTALVTGMSIALAAVLALLGKDTRRRVRVEQDLADALAFRKAMEDSLVTGLRARDLQGRITYVNPAFCQMVGFSAEELMGKSAPAPYWPPELVDEYQKRQAVRLAGQHVPPREGFESVFMRKDGSRFPVLIIEAPLINAQGVQTGWMSAFLDVSEQRRIEELSRASQERLQATARLATVGEMASLLSHELSQPLSAIASYATGSLNLLQGGAVDGIELAMRRIAEQAERAGKVIRSVHDFVRRRDQAREAVAPQALVDAVMPLVGLQARKLGVTVLTRLPEGLPAVLCDRTMVEQVLLNLARNAMQAMDEAGVARPTLTLQVRRCPPAADGGEAWLEFSVADGGPGVPRDIQDRLFTPFFTTKAEGMGLGLSLCRTVVEQHGGLLEFEPNLPQGTVFRFTLPVAGPAGAPGGLPAAALEAA, encoded by the coding sequence ATGGGCGGACCCGGACCGCGCTGGACCTTGTGGGCCGCCCTGGTCGGCCTGGTGGCGGCGCTGCTGGTGATCCTGGTCTGGCTGGCCGGGCGCTACGAGGCCAGCCAGGTGCAGGACAAGCTCGACGTGGACACGGCCCAGGCCGCGGGCGACATCCGCACCGCCCTGGCGCGCAACCTGCAGGCCTTGCAGGCCAGCCCGCCCTCGCGCGAAGGCTGGGCGCTGGAGGCGGCCCAGCTGCTGCGCGAACGCCGCGAGTGGGTGCGCATCGAGTGGCGCGACAGCGCGCTGGTCGCGGTGGCGGCGGTCGACACCCCGTACCGCGCGCCGCCGTTCGGCCGGCTGGGGCGCGAGAACGCGCAGGCCGACGTGCAGCTGGCCTGCGCCAATGCGCGCCGGCGCGGCGGGCCGGCCTACGCCGCCAGCTACTTCCTGCCGCAGCCGGGCGGCCTGGGCATGGAGGTGATGGAGCTGTGCCTGCCGCACGTGGTCGCCGGCCAGCTGGCCGGCTACATGGTGGCGACCTACTCGCTGGCGGAGATGCTCACCAGCCTGGTCGGCCCGCAGCTCACGCGCAACCAGGAGGTCTCGTTCGTCGAGGCGGACGGCACGCGCCTGGCGCTGCACGGCGTGGCCCAGCGCGGCAGCCGCATCTTCAGCTCGCAGCAGCTGCTGGACCTGCCCGGCAACACCCTGGTGCTGCGCATGGACAGCTGGCGCGCCGCGCCCGACCTGTTCCCCAACGTGCTCACCGCGCTGGTGACCGGCATGTCGATCGCGCTGGCGGCGGTGCTGGCCCTGCTGGGCAAGGACACCCGGCGGCGCGTGCGCGTCGAGCAGGACCTGGCCGACGCGCTGGCGTTCCGCAAGGCGATGGAGGACTCCCTGGTGACCGGCCTGCGCGCGCGCGACCTGCAGGGCCGCATCACCTACGTCAACCCGGCGTTCTGCCAGATGGTGGGCTTTTCGGCCGAGGAGCTGATGGGGAAGTCGGCGCCCGCGCCCTACTGGCCGCCCGAGCTGGTGGACGAGTACCAGAAGCGCCAGGCGGTCCGGCTGGCCGGCCAGCACGTGCCGCCGCGCGAGGGCTTCGAGTCGGTGTTCATGCGCAAGGACGGCTCGCGCTTCCCGGTGCTGATCATCGAGGCCCCGCTGATCAACGCCCAGGGCGTGCAGACCGGCTGGATGAGCGCGTTCCTGGACGTCAGCGAGCAGCGCCGCATCGAGGAGCTGTCGCGCGCCAGCCAGGAGCGGCTGCAGGCCACGGCGCGCCTGGCCACCGTCGGCGAGATGGCCTCGCTGCTGTCGCACGAGCTGAGCCAGCCGCTGTCGGCCATCGCCAGCTATGCCACCGGCTCGCTCAACCTGCTGCAGGGCGGCGCGGTGGACGGCATCGAGCTGGCCATGCGGCGCATCGCCGAGCAGGCCGAGCGCGCCGGCAAGGTGATCAGGAGCGTGCACGACTTCGTGCGCCGGCGCGACCAGGCGCGCGAGGCGGTGGCGCCGCAGGCGCTGGTGGACGCCGTCATGCCGCTGGTGGGCCTGCAGGCGCGCAAGCTGGGGGTCACCGTGCTGACCCGGCTGCCGGAGGGCCTGCCGGCGGTGCTGTGCGACCGCACCATGGTCGAGCAGGTGCTGCTGAACCTGGCGCGCAATGCCATGCAGGCGATGGACGAGGCGGGCGTGGCGCGGCCCACGCTCACGCTGCAGGTGCGCCGCTGCCCGCCGGCCGCCGACGGCGGCGAGGCCTGGCTGGAGTTCTCGGTGGCCGATGGCGGCCCCGGCGTGCCGCGGGACATCCAGGACCGGCTGTTCACGCCGTTCTTCACCACCAAGGCCGAGGGCATGGGCCTGGGCCTGTCGCTGTGCCGCACCGTGGTGGAGCAGCACGGCGGCCTGCTGGAGTTCGAGCCGAACCTGCCGCAGGGCACGGTGTTCCGCTTCACGCTGCCGGTCGCGGGCCCGGCGGGGGCGCCCGGCGGCCTGCCTGCCGCCGCGCTGGAAGCCGCCTGA
- a CDS encoding carbon-nitrogen hydrolase family protein, with protein sequence MSVAAVQMVSTPRVQDNLAAAQALLTQAARQGAELAVLPEYFCLMGRQDGDKLAACEAFGDGPIQAFLSRTARELGLWIAGGTLPLRADDERRVRNSSLVFAPDGACAARYDKVHLFRFDDGRERYDEARAIEPGAAPAAFTLMARDGGRWRVGLSVCYDLRFPELYRQLAADLLLVPSAFTHTTGQAHWEPLLRARAIENLAYVAAPAQGGLHENGRRTWGHSLVVDPWGVVMAQRADEGPGLAMAVLDGERLAQLRRQLPALDHRAL encoded by the coding sequence TTGAGCGTGGCCGCCGTCCAGATGGTGTCGACACCGCGCGTGCAGGACAACCTGGCAGCCGCCCAGGCCCTGCTCACGCAGGCAGCGCGCCAGGGCGCCGAACTGGCGGTGCTGCCCGAGTACTTCTGCCTGATGGGCCGGCAGGACGGCGACAAGCTGGCGGCGTGCGAGGCGTTCGGCGACGGCCCGATCCAGGCCTTTCTGTCCCGCACCGCGCGCGAGCTGGGCCTGTGGATCGCCGGCGGCACGCTGCCGCTGCGCGCCGATGACGAGCGGCGCGTGCGCAACAGCAGCCTGGTGTTCGCGCCCGACGGCGCCTGCGCGGCGCGCTACGACAAGGTCCACCTGTTCCGCTTCGACGACGGGCGCGAGCGCTACGACGAGGCCCGCGCCATCGAGCCGGGTGCCGCGCCGGCGGCCTTCACGCTGATGGCCCGCGACGGCGGGCGCTGGCGCGTCGGCCTGTCGGTGTGCTACGACCTGCGGTTCCCCGAGCTGTACCGGCAGCTGGCGGCCGACCTGCTGCTGGTACCCAGCGCCTTCACGCACACCACCGGCCAGGCGCACTGGGAGCCGCTGCTGCGCGCCCGCGCCATCGAGAACCTGGCCTATGTCGCCGCGCCGGCGCAGGGCGGGTTGCACGAGAACGGCCGGCGCACCTGGGGCCATTCGCTGGTCGTCGATCCCTGGGGCGTGGTCATGGCGCAGCGCGCGGACGAAGGGCCGGGGCTGGCGATGGCGGTGCTTGACGGCGAGCGCCTGGCCCAGCTGCGGCGCCAGCTGCCGGCCCTGGACCACCGCGCGCTGTGA